One genomic segment of bacterium includes these proteins:
- a CDS encoding acetate--CoA ligase family protein → MKGSLDFIFRPKSIAVIGATNRKGSIGRELLHNIIDYEFEGKVFPVNPTKSVIHSIKCYSTVLDVPDSVDLAVIVVPKELVLATVEQCGEKGVKGLVMITAGFKEQGKAGAELELKVAALVKHYNMRMIGPNCFGIINADPKVHLDATFSKIRPSFGKIGLISQSGALGEAILAQAQEINLGLSMFASIGNKADIDGNHIIDYWRDDPTVEIILLYLENFGDPRTFSKIAREVSRVKPIIVVKSGKTTQGAAAASSHTGALAGLDVSVDALFEQTGVIRANTIEEMFDVANALAKMPVPKGNRVAIVTNAGGPGILATDALIGSGMSLPQFDDKTVKAIQPILPKGTPVHNPLDLVAGATGVEFRKSLSHVVKDPNIDSVIAICVPPVTIDLNLVADAIIDTAHESKLPMFACFMGVTYGSDAFDRLRQADIPAMIFPESIATTLAHIDKYRRWLSRPEGKISKVKGDRDKVAEIIARTRKAKIPAVIGDDALQVLDAYKIPVAAYKYAFTKEEAAKIAQKIGFPVVMKVNTPHILHKTEYKAVAVDLRTPQEVMEQYVEMQKRIKKAMPKSKEQFSVVIQEMITGGVETVIGMTTDPSFGPLIMFGLGGIYVEVMKDVSFRIAPLTDLDAKEMIQSLKGYKLLTGFRGSKPVDIVSIEDAITKLSQLVLDFPDFAEIDINPFIVTADKNNTRAVDARFVLTKP, encoded by the coding sequence GTGAAAGGAAGTCTCGACTTCATTTTTCGCCCGAAATCGATAGCCGTCATCGGCGCAACCAACCGCAAAGGATCGATCGGACGCGAACTACTCCATAACATCATCGATTACGAATTCGAAGGGAAAGTCTTCCCGGTCAATCCTACCAAGTCGGTCATCCACTCGATCAAGTGCTACTCCACTGTTCTCGATGTGCCTGATTCGGTCGATTTAGCCGTGATTGTCGTCCCCAAAGAACTCGTCCTCGCCACCGTCGAACAGTGCGGTGAAAAAGGCGTCAAGGGTCTGGTCATGATCACTGCCGGATTCAAAGAACAGGGCAAGGCCGGCGCCGAGCTCGAACTCAAAGTTGCGGCACTCGTCAAGCACTACAATATGCGCATGATCGGACCCAACTGCTTCGGCATCATCAATGCCGATCCCAAGGTTCATCTCGATGCGACATTCTCGAAGATTCGCCCGTCATTCGGCAAGATCGGTTTGATTTCGCAATCGGGCGCACTCGGCGAAGCAATTCTCGCACAGGCACAGGAAATCAATCTCGGCCTCTCGATGTTTGCCTCGATCGGCAACAAGGCCGATATCGACGGTAATCACATCATCGATTATTGGCGCGACGACCCGACCGTCGAAATCATTCTGTTGTACTTGGAAAATTTCGGCGACCCGCGCACATTCAGCAAAATAGCCCGCGAAGTTTCCCGCGTCAAACCGATCATCGTGGTGAAATCCGGCAAGACGACACAAGGCGCCGCCGCAGCTTCATCGCACACCGGAGCGTTAGCCGGTCTCGATGTCTCGGTTGACGCGTTGTTTGAGCAGACCGGCGTCATCCGCGCCAACACCATTGAAGAAATGTTCGATGTCGCCAATGCGCTCGCCAAAATGCCTGTCCCCAAAGGCAACCGCGTCGCCATCGTTACCAACGCCGGTGGTCCCGGAATTCTCGCGACCGATGCATTGATCGGTTCCGGTATGTCCTTGCCGCAATTCGACGACAAGACGGTCAAAGCCATTCAACCGATTCTTCCCAAGGGCACTCCGGTTCACAACCCGCTCGACCTCGTCGCCGGCGCTACCGGTGTCGAGTTCCGCAAATCGCTGTCGCATGTCGTCAAGGATCCCAACATTGATTCGGTCATTGCCATCTGCGTTCCGCCGGTGACAATTGATCTTAATCTTGTAGCCGATGCGATTATCGATACCGCGCACGAATCCAAATTGCCGATGTTCGCCTGCTTCATGGGAGTGACATACGGTTCCGATGCGTTCGACCGCCTGCGTCAAGCAGATATCCCGGCGATGATTTTCCCGGAATCAATTGCGACGACACTCGCGCATATCGACAAGTATCGCCGCTGGCTGTCGCGTCCCGAAGGCAAAATTAGCAAGGTTAAAGGCGACCGCGACAAGGTGGCCGAAATTATAGCACGCACTCGCAAAGCAAAGATTCCCGCCGTCATCGGCGATGATGCTTTGCAAGTGCTCGATGCCTACAAGATTCCGGTTGCCGCCTACAAGTATGCCTTCACCAAAGAGGAAGCCGCCAAGATCGCGCAGAAGATCGGTTTCCCTGTCGTGATGAAAGTCAACACACCGCACATCCTGCACAAGACCGAGTACAAAGCTGTCGCCGTCGACCTGCGCACACCGCAGGAAGTGATGGAGCAGTATGTCGAAATGCAGAAACGCATCAAGAAGGCGATGCCGAAATCGAAAGAGCAGTTTTCTGTCGTAATTCAAGAGATGATTACCGGCGGTGTCGAGACAGTTATCGGCATGACCACTGACCCATCGTTCGGACCGCTAATCATGTTCGGACTCGGTGGTATCTATGTCGAAGTGATGAAAGACGTTTCGTTCCGCATCGCTCCGCTTACCGATCTCGATGCGAAAGAGATGATCCAGAGTCTCAAAGGCTACAAATTGCTGACCGGTTTCCGTGGGTCGAAGCCCGTTGACATTGTCTCGATTGAGGATGCCATCACCAAGCTCTCGCAACTGGTGCTCGATTTCCCCGACTTTGCCGAAATCGACATCAACCCCTTCATTGTCACCGCGGACAAAAATAACACTCGCGCCGTTGACGCAAGGTTTGTGTTAACAAAACCCTGA
- a CDS encoding prohibitin family protein, translating into MSTNSQNVPILKIVIILMLALVAVGCGTQIQSGERGVKYFKFGGGTEMGTVYPEGFAWHMPWNTIYTYKIQTQEAKESLKLLTADGATVVLDVSVWYRPVIDKLDSLQITIGPNYFEVVVAPALRGESRSIAGKFTPEELYSTKRDEIAGQMLAAVKEKLKDKYIEFESILIRDVTLPQRISDAINEKLASQQEAQRMEFILQREQQEAERKRIEAQGIADFQKIVSAGINDKLLEWKGIETTEKLAQSPNAKIVIIGNSKNGLPLILGQ; encoded by the coding sequence ATGTCCACCAATTCACAAAATGTTCCGATTCTCAAAATCGTGATCATTCTGATGCTCGCGCTTGTCGCTGTCGGCTGTGGTACCCAGATCCAATCCGGCGAACGCGGCGTCAAGTACTTCAAATTCGGCGGCGGTACCGAAATGGGAACAGTGTATCCCGAGGGCTTTGCCTGGCACATGCCGTGGAACACCATCTACACCTACAAGATCCAGACCCAGGAGGCCAAAGAGAGCCTCAAGCTGCTCACGGCCGACGGCGCAACTGTCGTGCTCGACGTTTCCGTCTGGTATCGGCCGGTTATTGATAAGTTGGACAGCTTGCAGATCACCATCGGACCGAACTATTTTGAAGTCGTGGTGGCGCCAGCCCTTCGCGGCGAATCGCGCTCGATCGCCGGCAAGTTCACTCCCGAAGAGCTCTACTCCACCAAGCGTGACGAAATCGCCGGCCAGATGCTTGCCGCAGTTAAGGAAAAGCTGAAGGACAAATACATTGAGTTCGAGAGCATCCTGATTCGCGACGTCACCTTGCCGCAGCGAATTTCCGATGCCATCAACGAAAAGCTGGCCTCGCAACAAGAAGCCCAGCGCATGGAGTTCATTCTCCAACGGGAACAGCAGGAAGCCGAACGCAAGCGCATTGAAGCGCAGGGTATCGCCGACTTCCAAAAGATCGTTTCCGCCGGAATCAACGACAAGTTGCTCGAATGGAAGGGAATCGAAACCACCGAGAAGCTGGCGCAGTCGCCGAATGCCAAGATTGTCATCATCGGCAATTCCAAGAACGGACTGCCGCTGATTCTCGGACAGTAG